A stretch of DNA from Takifugu flavidus isolate HTHZ2018 chromosome 22, ASM371156v2, whole genome shotgun sequence:
ACCACGTGCGGGTAGAGCTGAGACTCGGAGCGGTAGAGGCCGGGCATGGGCACCTTCAGGAGACTCTCCTGACTCCTGTGTGAAGAACAGTAAAGTAGAATTTAATGTTTGTTTATTGTTCCTGGCCAGAGGCCCGGCCCGGGACGTGGTTGCTAACGAGGGGGCTCCGATCACAACCCTTATTTCCCTCAGTCTTACACAAATGAATGTTGGGCTTtgctcacctccagcctccTTCACTCACACCTCAATGACAACAGAAATGTTAGAATCTATTTTAAGATTTAAAGATCCCGTCCTGCTTTTATTTAGCTTAGCTTCCAAAGCTGCTACAGTCTTTCATTTCTTATCCAGGAATCCTTCAAACGACACCAAGGAAAGACTCTAAAAGTctgattcattttaatttattctaagATTTTGTCAGTTATACAAATATTCACAGGTTTTTAATTCTCTTTTACTTTGGCCCATCAGACCGTCTGTGTCAAACCTGTGGGTCGTGGGCCAAATGTGGCCCATCTCATATGTCTCTGTGGCCGCCACAATTTTGATCTTTATCATTTATCTTTATCTTTGTTACATTAGGACATTTTTTGTAAGTTTTTTCTCATTTCTATCGTGAGATTCACTTCTCAGCATttgcaaatgtgtgaaaatatgCAACGATGGCATTTTTTACTGGACGGCGTTCCAGACAGACTAAAGAGTGTGGCCTCTTCACCTCTGGTATCCTCTGTTCTCGTATCCACCCAGCCCACCGGTCAGGTAGAGGGGGCTGTCAGGGGCCAGGCGGGGGTTCATCCTCTGGGAGAGATGAAAGATCTTGGGCGGAGGGAAAGATTCCCactccccctcttccctctccagcCAGCACTCGCTGCGGCGAGCAGAACGTTTCTCTCTCCGCCTGAAAACCACAACTTTACTGCAGAATTTGTCTCtaatttacacatttatttatatcaTCAACCCTCATCAAAATTTACATTTGTCTGATCTCATATTAATGTGTAATTTTTAAGGTGCTTTCACACTGGGATAAAACAAAGTTCCCATTTCCCAGTTTGTTTGCACAGAGAGCATCTCAGAGCTCAGGAGACCTTCGTGGGCGCTGATGTTTggtatgatgatgatgtttatcTGCTTACAGAGAAGAGTTTAAGAGCTAGCTGGTTGATATTGGGCTAACGGGGGTTTTAAACAACTGCTTTGGCTTTTACTTCATGTACAAAATTAACAAATACTTCATTATAAATCTTTGCTTTAAAAGTCAACCAGAATTTCAACCACTGTTTCACAGGCCAAGATCTTGACTTCTTCCTGCTGATTTAAAAGAGTTGCTCCCATTAGCCTTTAGCTACTGTGATGCTAactctcttttctctgcctccagcCATACCTGCTCCGTCCCTCCTTCCTGGCTCGGTCCCGGCTGGATCGTTCCTGCAGGCAGCATATGAGGAAGGACAGGGACATGGCGAGGATGACGATGCCGCTCACCACCGAGGCCAGCACGGCCACCCGAAGTCCTCGATCCTCAGGTCTGGGAATTGCTGCCCGGGAAAACAAGTGAGTTTTAGAGGAAAACAGAATTAGGAAATAGCTTTGAAGCTTGATACGCAACCACACGTGAGGAATGAGAAGAAGAACCAGCGCAGGGACGTAGCTCAGAGGCAAGAGCAGCTACTGGGAGCCACAAACCTCCTGAAGCCAAACATCTGCTCCCAACATTTCCAGTCAGGCTGCCCACCTTCGCAGACGGGCAGGTAGTTGCTCCACTGCGGCTTCCCATTCTGAATGTGGCAGTAGATCTTCTCGCTGCCGACCAGCTGGTATCCCTCTCGGCACCAGAAGGTCAACACGCTACCGATCGACACGCCTGTGCCGCTTTCTACGTAGAAGGAGCCCCGGCGTGGTGGCAGGACGGGGACGCAGGACAGACCTGGAGGGAGACAGCCGGCAAGACCCAGCATGCTCGTCAATAACGGGGTGATTGTTCAGAGGCCAAAACAAGATCGAGTCTCGCTGGTCATGTTGTCAGAAGGTGTGTTGCAAACCTTCCCTTCTGACTGGTTCCCCTGCCGTCTAGCTTATGCTAAGCTAGGTGCATTTGTGCTTACAGATTTTTGCAGGCTTTCAATCTTAATAATCCTTCCCCACCATTAGCACCTAGTCAGGCAGTAAAGTGGAGAGCGGGAGGCGCTATTTTTATGCTTGTCATGTTATGTAGCCTGAACGTTCCCGTGACACAGCAGCTATTGTtagaaggagctgcagggatTTCTCCCGATCTTATGCAAGTGTGCAGCAGCTCGGCAGTTGTGTCCCACAAAACAAGCTTCATTCCTGCATCAAAGGATGGCGTGACGTCCTCCAGCTCACCCGTATCGCTGCAGCATGAAAGGGCTGCTAATTCGCTTTAATTCGCTCGGTTCTTGAGCTCAATGCACCAACGTTCCGCAGTCAACAAGCAACAGTCAGGAAGGTCCTGAACAGCCCGAACAGCCCTCACACTTCCTCCAACGCGCACTCCTAACGGGCCGAGCTGTTGGCCAGGCTGCTGCACGGTGTTCCTGTCTGCTGGAGTTGACCTGCGTTCCAACGTTTGAGGAGGTTTCGTTCGACGTGTCCAAGAGGTCCCGAATATTGAGGTTTACCCCAAATCAACAGGAAGCTCAGAGGCGCTGTTAGATGGGCAAATACAGAAGCTGAGTGGTGATGCTGCACTGTACTGAGGCAGGATTAGggtaagctgtgtgtgtgtgtgtgtgtgtgtgcgtgtgtgtgtgtgtgtgtgtgtgtgtgttgtgtgtgtgtgtgtgagagagtgtgtggaggGAGATGTGGTCCCTTTATAGGACCCTGTGAACATGCAACCTGCTCTATGCTGATGAGAGGTGACagatgggaggagagaaaaTCCTGTTCTTCTATGTGAAGAggaccccccccaacaacacacacacacacacagacacgcacacacacagagacacgtgCATTATGGGTACAGCACAAGGATGATCTAACTTTTAAGGGGAAACTAAAGGCTGTTCTGTTCTCTCTGGATCACCACAGGAGCAACTCTTTAAATGAGTTTAGCTcatcctgacttcctgtttattgaatgagatttgtgtgtgtgtgtgtgtgtgtgtgtgtgtgtgtgtgtgtgtgtgtgtgtgtgtgtgtgttgactctTTGCTGTTTGCCTTCTACCCTGTTGGTTCAGCTCCCTTCTCAAAGCTTCTCCGTCATCCTGGAATTTTACCACCCTCGTGGAGCAACCAGACATTTAATCTGCACACTTTCATgagctgttttttctttttattgttttgtgtgaGTGTCCAGAAAATCACCCTTAAACAAAAGGAGTTAATGTTGTTTTACATGTAAAATCTGCTTCTGTTGCTCGCTGAGTGACGTGCACTTCAgctggtgaccagcagagggtgCTGCAGCTGTCTCATTCACGCACACTGTCTCCTTATAACAGTGCACCTATATATTGTATACATACGCCATGAAAGTAGTCCCACTGCGGCTCCAAACGCCGCAGCTCTCTGTGGCCAAATCGGAAGATTCCGATCAAATGCAGACTTGTGAGGGAGTTTAGAGCCGGTAGTTCATGCACACCGGTGCACGTTGGACGGGACCTTAACTGACCGATGCAGCGGCCTCTTGTGCCGTGCAGGTGTCCCCAGGCTGGCAGCAGGTAAATATAAACGTGTGTGAGTGCGATGATATCAGACTCTAAAAGTGTTGTTTGAAGCTAATGGGAGATGGCGTTCTCCGTCTGGTTTCTCCCTCTTGTTCCTGTCTGACTCTTCACGTTGTTGATCTGCCCTCCAACAAGCCTcggacctcctcctcttcatcaccggATCTATTTCTGTGTCGCATCACTGATGGGCTGCATCACAGCAGATTATCTAATCCCCCCCAGGCTCTCGCTCACACGCCGCTTGATTATATCAGCTCCTATGGGAGGACGTGCACGTTTGTCCCTGATACGCATGAGTGCTAATGGGTAAATGCTAACAGGGTGAAATTAAAAGGGCAAAGTTGAGATGAAGTTGTGATATTAAACTGTATCTTCTGGGGGAGATCCTTGCTGGCAGCTCCGCGGTAATGGAGCTCTCACTGGTGTCTTGATCTGATTGAGGATAATCTGTTCAGGACATGATGGATGAGTTTGAGCCTGAGGATCCAACGACTACTCAGTAGATTAACGCTAGTTTGCCTTGTTGGGCTGCCAGAAGAGCGTTAACAGGCTCAGACCAAAGCTCAAATCAACGTTATTatcatcttcttcctcacaAGAAGGCGCTTTCTGACGTGCCTCAGTCCTGTTTCGGTCCTCCAGCCCTTTTGTAAGTGGCCGTTCAGCTTCAGCCACCGTTGGGCaataaaaaagcagctttatgTTGCGCTCCCCCTTAGCGACTTTGTTCTGTGAGCGGTTTTAAACCGTGGGAAGGTAATAATGAAGttgagctgcagccagaagCCGTATTGGATTGACGGGCGAAGCCAGAAAGAGCTCATTGTCCGAAGCTTTCCGAGCCCGTCAGGCTCAGGAATGACGAAGGTCCCCAGAATATCTGCCGGGATCACGATGCTAACACTCAGGCGCTACGCCACAGTGCTGCTGTATTTTCTATAAGAATCCTCTTAAATTTGTGACGCTACCGTGAGACCACACACGTGTGCATCTGTATGTTTCTGTGTTAGCATGGCATCACCAGGATTCCCTGTGCTAGAAATAGCCTAGAATAGACAAAGGTAATTAGCTCTACTTGTCAATTAGCCAGATTAACGGCAGTGTAGCATTTCAGCGTTTGGTTGACGGAACTATCTAAATAAGCAGCTTACTGCTGCCGTAAGGATGAAACCGGACTTTCCTTTCAATTTTTGCACGTGCGTAGAACCAGATGCACAGCACAGATAGGCTAAGCTAATGAGCAGCCTCTAACAACGATGCAGAAGGTTTAACAGTCATTCAGTCTGGATCGCTGTGAAGATCAGTTTGGTCAGATTAGGAGGGAATTCAGGGGTTCAGGGATTAACGTTCCCGATGATTCTTATACTCACCGTCGAGGTCAATAGGCTGTGTAAGAGGGTTGTTGCTAACACtttgggctaaccctaaccatagctCACCCGCTACATGCCAGAGCTTTACCAGGATCTACCGACACCAACatcagaagatgaagaagagcagctgTTCACATACAGCAATTATAACACTGTAATAACAGTGGTGGATCACCCGAGGTCTCTTAAAGCTGCTGCCTGAAACAAGAAACTCTGTCTTCCCCTAAACCtttaagaagtgtgtgtgtgtgtgtgtgtgtgtgcgcgtgtgtgcgagtgtgtgtgtgtgtgtgtgtgtgtgtgtgtgtgtgtgtgtgtgtgcgtgtgtgattgtgtgagtgtgtgtgtgagtgagtgagaatTAGGCACGTGAGGCGTGCACTGTCATCTGCTGTGGGCTATTCATGCGTGCACGTGAGTGAACATGGGCTGGTgggaaccagagaagaagaaaagtggaaataaatgtggaaataacaacaataaaatatggcaataaaatatgaaaggagaggagaggaggagaggagaggaggagaggagaggagaggagaggagaggagaggagaggagaggagaggagaggagaggaggagaggagaggagaggagaggagaggagagaggagaggagaggagggaaaaaggcagctcctgctccagaggagGTGAAGCCAAGCAATTGAAGCTGCAACTTACTCCTAATATTATAAACTTTTTAactggtgcacacacacgcacacacacacacacacgcacacacacatacacacacacatacacacacacacacacacacacacacactcacacacacaccaatgtgTCCTCATTAACAGGAGGCCTCAGGTACCGTCCAGCTCACATCTGGACCCTCAGCACAGCTGTTATTAAAGACAATGAGGGAAGGGTAACACTGTAGTTACCATGACAACGAGCACAAACAGCCCAGTTAATTGCTGACCGTTAATTAAGGGTCCAGTTCTGATGAACATGCAGCTGTTTTGTCTTCATCAGgagtccaaaaataaatgagtacaatcatcaaagcatcaaaatgcagcttttatcTTTTGACTGAAGCGCAGGTTTATTCCAGAACTCAGCAGAACTTCTGCTGGTCCCAGCAGAAGTTCTGCTGGTCCCAGCTGGTCCCAGCAGCCCCACTAACCTGTGTagttgctggtgctgctgggagtCGGACGGTCCGTCGGACTCTCCGTCCGTGGCGCCGTTGGTGTCTGGACTTCAGTCTGTAGGTCCGGTTGCAGCTGGATGGTGGTGCCGGTCCAGTCCTCCCACGTGGCCGTGGTGCTCCGTTCGCCCTCTGGAGCCGGCGTGGAGCCTccgaccagaaccagaacactgAGCAGGAGGCAGAGCCGCCTCCAGAGGCAGCTGGCGGGGGTTTGAGGGTCGGGTCTCACGGTCGGAGGCATGAGGGCAGCGAAGAACTCCATCAGGTGAGAGAGCTTCTCAGAAGCTCACCTCCGAGGGGAGAAGGTTGCTGGTTCTGTCCTCTCGTCTTCCTTGGACTGTCCTCCTGAGAGACGTGGACGCTGCTCCTGAGAGACGTGGACGCTGCTCCTGAGAGACGTGGACTGTCCTCCTGAGAGACGTGGACGCTGCTCCTGAGAGACGTGGACGCTGCTCCTGAGAGACGTGGACGCTGCTCCTGAGAGACGTGGACGCTCCTCCTGAGAGACGTGGACGCTCCTCCTGAGAGACGTGGACGCTGCTCCTGAGAGACGTGGACGCTCCTCCTGAGAGACGTGGACGCTCCTCCTGAGAGACGTGGACGCTCCTCCTGAGAGACGTGGACGCTCCTCCTGAGAGACGTGGACgctgctcctgtcctctcacacacatttgtgtgtgagctgtggctccagctgcagtctgatgtctctcctctctgtcccaccacTCTGCTCTGCCCTTCCTTtaacacctccctccctctcttactccctccctctcttactccctccctctcttacTCCCTCTCttactccctccctccctgagCTCCAGCTGGGCTAACTAAGCTCTTGCGTAACAGCAACTCATTTGCTGAGCTGTGCTGAGCTGGAACTCATGCAGCTTTAAGTCCTGATattcctggttctgctggttcctccCCTGCCAGCTCTCATCATGGTTCCcccagctggaggtcagcgcTGCTCAACCTGGAACCAAACATGAGTCTGTGAGGAATCAAACCCCCAACAGTTCCAGGACCAAAGGCGACCTGTTCAGGTGGAGCAAAGGCAGCAACGTTGCCTTAGAGAAGTTCCCAGgaaaccagtttaaccagtcaGGCTTCCCAACTCTCCCACATTTCTTCCCATAACTGCTGCTCCAGGATGGAGTTCCTCTGGAGCTACGGTCCAGTGGAGGAGCTCCGGATCTGTCTACGTTCCAGCCCTCGGATCTCCAGGACAGGCGGTGGAGATGGCCGGTGGACTCAGCCTAACTGTGGCTCAGACTGAAGGTGGAGCCAATGGAGCCAGTTGAGGAGGTTCAGGCATCTGGCCTGGGGGCTCCTGtcacgggtggggggggggtctgcctGTGTGAcgtgcacaggtggaacacaacAACCCTGATAGCTCTTGTTGATGGTGCTGCAGCCAGAAAGTCCGAGCAAAAGACGTGAATAATTGATGAATCCTGGAGCAAAAATAGGATCTAGATGGAgagataaaagaaaagagggagagagtgatTAAAGAGTGAGACGGGAGGGAGAGActggagaagaaagatggaTGAGGAGCGATCCAGCACTTTAGCAGGAAaagattttgatttttacaaaaccatttttatttacaaatcACACAGGGACGCAGAAAGCCCTGTCTAGAGACACAtagaataacaataaataaataaataaataaatattaaaggagcagcaagtACAATTTATCCCACAAGGGGTTGTGCAAAAACCAAGCGGTTGTCAATgacagtgcataaaacattctCGTGGCACCATATTTCCTGGAATTTGTCGAGGTCATTTATCATTCTGTAGAAGTCAAACTCCCACCTCAGCCTAGACCGTACGTTACAGCGccacacagaggcggcctcCCAGTCTCCAGATTTGGCCATTTTGTTCTTCCTTGATATGTAAATGGCCATCTTGGCCTCACCACAAATAAAATTTAAGAGCTGCCACTTGTTCCGAGCAGCCTTTTTGTACCCCGCACCGAAAATAAAAAGTCTAGAtgaaaaagtttcattaaaaccattaaaaacacctttcatcaccttaaaaagcacagtgagtctctcacactcactgtaagTATGGAAAACGGTTTCCCGCCCGGGACAAAACGGGCACCGGTCCGACACAGCATTGTTCATTTttgagaggagagcgttcagggcgACGGCTCCATGCAGGAttctccactggaggtccccggtcctcttcttcaggggggGTTTGTAgagcaccctccagcaggggcgggcaccatcccctcccagtcgatcagcccacacgctggtgttcctgttcgacagtcctctcctgtttagtaccctcACGCAGTTGTTGTATATGGTCTTCTTATCGATTGCTGCCAGGGAGAAGgcctttgctggtctgaggagaggaccgtctagattcccgaggtgggcaaccagcctgatctccgggaaggggtcctcgctgtcgggttcggccccctggccgtagtcctcCAGAATacgcctctctctcgtgctgagtctgttcctccataaccggagcaccccctcagctgcctgggtagagcggatgcctagcagggaacccactgcctccgcacccgttaggtctggccctgccacggccacaacgtgctggaggagtagggtccgggtccgccacagtgcagccgtcagcctcggcggggcttcggccgagacgtccagcctggctccgtgcaccgtgggttcccttagcagccaatacagagattcagagctggttcttttctcaactttaaaaagggcccatgccttaacaacactttgataaaatggaggcagcccatttaactttgcaaatttaaagtcagttaaaaacagagcatcatccagccccaagttactcacccgtctgaagacacatctggccacatctctccacattaggtccgccggccctgttaaaaacctctgtacaaactgtattctaaaagcggcggtcctgctggccaggtggatgaggccctgtcctccctcctctctgggcaagtacaacaccccctgctggacccaatgcatgccgtcccaaaagaaggccagaactcttgtctgcagttgtgctaGTAGCCccgagggtggctccatgcagctgagccggtgccagagcacagaggccaccaggttattgaggacaagagttctgcctctgtacgacatgcgggggaggagccatttccatttttgaatttttccgtcTACCTTTTCTAACGTGTCgagccaatttttcttttcagtttcttcatcccCAATAAAAATACCGAGGtactttaggccgtccctccgccaggcaaggtcctggggaaggaccggcaggccatttgtccacctgccaacggccagggcctcactcttctgccagttgaccctggccgcggacaggcggttgaataaaactgttaaattagataaaacgtctacgtccctctggctgcgcACCACTACTATTAGATcgtctgcgtaggcagataaaacaatttttctgtaaaaggacggtaaaaacaggccatccacgTTTGCACGGAccctagagagaaggggttcgagggagagagcgtagagcattccagagagggcacagccctgccggacgcctctacgcactctgaagggagcacagagactgccattaaacttcagcatactcgcaatgtcacagtacaggacgcggatcatcgctataaagccagggctgaacccgaacctctccatcaccttccagaggaactggtgttcaacccggtcaaaagccttttcttggtctaacgaaatgagaccagtatcaacgtccagtgatctggagacttccaaaacatctcgaattaggtggacattatctcctatggacctgccgggcacacagtaagtctggtcccggtggatgacctgctccatagcctCTCTGAGCCTGGAGGCTAAGgccttggacagaatcctataatccagacacagcagagacacagggcgccagttcttaatctcctgcaggttgcccttttttggcaggagggtgaccaccgctctcctgcaggacaacggcAGGGAACCCGCGGCCAGGCTTTcgttaaagacctccagcatgtcgcgggccacaatgtcccagaaggTTCTAAAGAACTCTACCGTGAGCCCGTCGACACCTGGAGCTTTCTTTCCCTTCATCCCGAGCAGTGCGGCGTGGAGCTCGTCGAGCTGCAGCGGCCTGTCCAGCAGcgagtttgtctcctcagagacccgagggAGGCCCCCGCAGAACTCGTCGAACAGGCCATCGTCGCCGCAGTACTCGGTCTCGTAGAGCGAGGAAAAGAATTCCACTGCTCGCCgtcttatctggcccggctccacgagttcctgccctgtgctcgaaaacagtgaatggatCATTTGGTTCTGCCCGCGCCTCCTCTCCAGGCCAAAAAAgaagctagagggagcatccatctccgTGATGTCCTgtatccgggacctgaccagtgcaccctgtacctgattgtccagcaggctggccaaggccattttttttgattggagggtttcaatacaccctcgatctcccgtggagctgccaatcgcctctagctccactatctccatctccagatctttgatcgacctgcgtgtgtcctgcgtggcattgagagtatactgctggcacaggagctgtatctctacttttccacggtcccaccactgtcttaagCACGTAAAATCGGATTTTCTCTCTCGAAACCTCAACCAGAAATGccgtaaaacatctctaaaaccATTATCTTGGGCtaaactggaattaaaatgccagtatgcactcttgggtaaaatgttcttcatggcgacttcgcctaaaaccaacgagtgaTCTGTAAAACCGACTGGCGTGATGCTACAGCCCCTATAAATACTAAAATGAtgtctaaaacaataaaatcggtcaagtctggccgaggagattcTACCTTCACTCGAGCGGGACCATGTGTATTGCCTGCTGTCcgtgtgcatcctcctccacacatccaccaggccatgagaataggccagctgttTCAGACACTGTTGTGAGGCTGGATGGGGCTCTGCATGGTCCCGGTCTAAAAACGACTCggtgcaattaaaatccccaccaAAGAATAATAGATcgtccccacaaccatttaaaacagtgccgactttttctaaaaagctcttcctctctgtaccgttggtgggagcataaatattaataaaaacaaaggagtggttttggaggcgtGCTTTTACCATcaaacaccgtcccctcaccacatgctccacctccagggacgatggagCGAAGCTCTTCGagaaaaggaggcccactccaccgcTGAGGgaggtgttgtggctcagcaacgcctgcccttcccactccttctcccagtctgcttcATTGTTCCggtcgctgtgggtctcctggaggaacatgacatcaactcgttttctttttgctgtgtcgaacactagcGCCCGTTTCTTTGCGTCCCTGGCGCCGTTTACATTCAACGTTCCCACTCTGAAAGTGTGCATATTGAGGTGAggtttaaaatcaaagacagtaaaaaaaacagccaaggAAACATCGCAAGTCTTTTCCTTATATGTTGAGCTGTTTCCTCGCTTTGCCCATATGCTTCTTAAGCCTGAAGATTTCAGGGTTGGTGAGGTCTGACGTGGCCCTATGTTTGATCAGGTGACTTGCCGACTGGACGAAGAGGAGCATGTCgggaaaatgtttttccagAATAAGGCCcttcatgcccttggtctgtCTGAGGAAGTTACTTAGCATGCTGGGAGGGTACAAATTGCTTTCATGCCCGTCTGGCATTGTATCGGATAGCGAACTGCAGTCCGACATGgactcgcagtcgctggtgtccGTGCCAGCGATtgcatcctccagccgcccGGTTTTACTATCTCCCTTATCTTTCATCGTGCATTTTCGCTTGTTGCGCCGCTTcgcgggaacaagccaccactcagaCACACCACTAGCGCTCTCACCTGCGCTCACTACtccctcacctgcgctcactgctccctcccctgtgctcactgctccctcccctgtgctccctgctccctcccctgtgctccctgctccctcacctgtgctcactgctcactgctccctcacctgtgctcactgctccctcacctgtgctcactgctctctcacctcgctcccctgtgctcactgcttcctctcccAACTCACCAGCCGCTATCCCTGGCACCCCAAGTTCACCCATCACTTGACTCACTCCACCTAGCTTACCTGTTTGGATCGTGTCCCCAGTCTCTCCTGCTTCAcccatttttcctgtttcactcatcacctcaccatttttttccagttcattcaaatcacacacaccatcagtCATCACGCCACTCAAATCACTC
This window harbors:
- the zgc:162331 gene encoding uncharacterized protein zgc:162331 translates to MEFFAALMPPTVRPDPQTPASCLWRRLCLLLSVLVLVGGSTPAPEGERSTTATWEDWTGTTIQLQPDLQTEVQTPTAPRTESPTDRPTPSSTSNYTGLSCVPVLPPRRGSFYVESGTGVSIGSVLTFWCREGYQLVGSEKIYCHIQNGKPQWSNYLPVCEAIPRPEDRGLRVAVLASVVSGIVILAMSLSFLICCLQERSSRDRARKEGRSRRREKRSARRSECWLEREEGEWESFPPPKIFHLSQRMNPRLAPDSPLYLTGGLGGYENRGYQRSQESLLKVPMPGLYRSESQLYPHVVLQRVATPTAPSAPSAPTAPLYLHLPPSSTTSSPAHVSTHGQHHIMPGYPTPTYPPNAAAPAYPHPTPAPIYPNPNPAPQRPWQ